In a genomic window of Candidatus Bathyarchaeota archaeon:
- a CDS encoding AAA family ATPase codes for MIVIKDLEITNFKNIKHAHLKGLSHVNVFIGPNNSGKSNLLLAIEKLRGISDRQINSPNFEECAICRELENLSRKQFIDYSWQLSERDAFETTVIPKLFFQFSDEFLESFEDYKKNDIAKIVQGLIDSYKAMNRNLTEKMVEEYVHHMTQYCKNQLDFDNKTLKNKHSSLIPTATMQVINQTVLYCPEERLKNYKGKDISEYIKGKDLDADKLKEVQDSIKEIVDSELKTYTSGSLNYRRGPRKFSTPINEQGSGVRSLICLVFDIISSKEQIVLIDEPELGLNPAAKRKFINFLRNVPNKQFFIATHDPAFVNPRLWDNGQLSIFLYSVTKNEFVKVCLDHNSHDPNTFAGYLPHTTCLKDYHVFVEGTYDVYIHQIFFKKFIDECYDLFKQKQGFASTIQQIQNRVDFYHLGGDFWEHLLHTIPQKPYTALLIFDGDKKAKVRNIIDVFNQNKLGNLPTFKLVEKIDSDLISDSNSIPVYVLAKDNIEQYLNPVPLPENKSQGPDIAKRMVDIPEEFVMLYSSTIGIISPQFLSTLQDLWRSKV; via the coding sequence ATGATAGTAATCAAGGACTTAGAGATTACTAATTTCAAAAATATTAAGCACGCACATTTGAAGGGTTTGAGCCATGTCAATGTTTTCATTGGCCCAAATAATAGCGGTAAATCAAACCTTCTATTAGCGATTGAAAAGTTACGTGGGATCAGCGACAGACAAATAAACAGCCCCAATTTTGAAGAATGTGCTATTTGTCGGGAGCTGGAAAACTTAAGCAGAAAGCAATTCATCGATTATTCTTGGCAACTATCCGAAAGGGACGCTTTTGAAACAACAGTTATACCTAAATTGTTTTTCCAATTTAGCGATGAATTTCTGGAAAGTTTTGAAGACTATAAAAAAAACGACATAGCGAAAATTGTTCAGGGCCTGATTGATAGTTATAAAGCTATGAATCGTAACTTGACAGAAAAAATGGTTGAAGAATACGTACACCACATGACGCAGTATTGTAAAAATCAGCTTGATTTTGATAATAAAACGCTAAAAAACAAGCATTCTTCTCTAATTCCAACCGCGACGATGCAGGTCATTAATCAAACTGTACTATACTGTCCTGAAGAGAGGCTGAAGAACTACAAAGGAAAAGATATTTCCGAATACATCAAGGGTAAAGACCTTGATGCTGATAAGCTTAAGGAAGTTCAAGACAGCATTAAAGAAATCGTAGACTCAGAATTGAAAACTTATACCTCGGGATCTCTGAATTATCGACGAGGACCACGAAAATTTTCAACACCCATTAATGAGCAAGGTTCAGGGGTGCGCTCCCTAATTTGTTTAGTATTTGACATAATTTCCTCCAAAGAGCAGATAGTATTGATCGACGAGCCTGAATTAGGATTGAATCCGGCGGCAAAGAGAAAATTTATTAATTTTCTAAGAAATGTCCCAAACAAGCAATTCTTCATAGCAACCCATGATCCAGCGTTCGTTAACCCCCGACTCTGGGATAATGGGCAACTCAGCATTTTTCTATATTCTGTTACTAAAAATGAATTCGTGAAAGTATGTCTGGATCATAATTCTCACGATCCTAACACTTTTGCAGGCTATTTGCCCCATACTACTTGCCTCAAAGACTATCATGTTTTCGTTGAAGGCACTTACGATGTCTATATTCATCAAATCTTTTTTAAGAAATTCATCGACGAATGCTATGATTTATTCAAGCAAAAACAAGGGTTCGCTTCCACGATTCAGCAGATTCAGAACCGAGTGGACTTTTATCATCTAGGGGGTGACTTTTGGGAACATCTTTTACATACAATCCCTCAAAAGCCTTACACTGCCCTTTTGATTTTTGACGGTGATAAGAAAGCGAAGGTACGCAACATTATCGACGTATTTAATCAGAATAAACTTGGAAATCTTCCAACGTTTAAATTAGTCGAAAAAATCGATTCGGATCTTATTTCGGACAGCAATTCAATTCCAGTTTATGTTCTGGCTAAAGATAACATTGAGCAATACTTGAATCCTGTGCCCCTGCCTGAGAACAAGAGCCAAGGTCCCGATATAGCAAAAAGAATGGTTGATATCCCAGAGGAATTTGTCATGTTATATTCTAGTACTATAGGGATTATTTCACCCCAGTTTTTGTCTACGCTACAAGACCTTTGGCGTTCCAAAGTTTAA
- a CDS encoding site-specific integrase produces METATETKTVAGESTTHTNKILEYAWWLKKNGRSESTINPRVKLLNLMVKRGVNLYDPETVKEVIAKQTWSNGRKNNAIDAYSSFLKMIGGKWEAPIYKKIRKLPFIPKETEIDQLIAGCSKKLATFLQMLKETGARRGEIWSLKWTDIDFESKIVNITPEKGSNPRVAHLSNKLLEMLSNLKKIYGDRVFSTADMNIEYFAINLQRQRKKLSNKIGNPRLLRIHFHTFRYWKGTMLYHQTKDMYYVMQRLGHRNIQNTLLYVQLEEALFQGECEYISKVAKTEADICSLIEAGFEYVTDFQGSKIFKKRK; encoded by the coding sequence TTGGAAACTGCAACAGAAACAAAAACTGTTGCGGGTGAATCAACTACACATACAAATAAAATCTTAGAGTACGCTTGGTGGCTAAAGAAGAACGGAAGAAGCGAATCAACTATCAATCCAAGAGTTAAACTGCTAAACCTGATGGTTAAACGAGGAGTTAACCTCTATGACCCCGAGACAGTCAAAGAAGTCATAGCTAAACAAACTTGGAGCAATGGCAGAAAAAACAATGCTATAGATGCCTACTCATCTTTTCTTAAAATGATAGGCGGCAAATGGGAAGCACCAATTTACAAAAAAATACGAAAGCTACCGTTTATCCCTAAGGAAACCGAAATAGACCAACTGATTGCTGGATGCAGCAAAAAACTCGCCACATTCCTTCAGATGCTAAAAGAAACAGGTGCACGACGTGGCGAAATCTGGTCACTCAAATGGACAGACATAGACTTCGAAAGCAAGATTGTCAACATAACTCCTGAAAAGGGAAGTAACCCAAGAGTCGCACACCTAAGCAACAAATTATTAGAAATGCTCAGCAACCTAAAGAAAATCTACGGAGACAGAGTATTCTCAACAGCAGACATGAATATTGAATACTTCGCTATAAACCTGCAAAGACAACGAAAAAAGCTCTCTAATAAGATAGGAAATCCACGTCTGTTAAGAATTCACTTCCACACATTCCGCTATTGGAAAGGCACAATGCTATACCACCAGACTAAAGATATGTACTATGTAATGCAACGACTCGGACATAGGAACATACAAAACACTCTGCTATATGTGCAACTTGAAGAAGCGCTATTTCAAGGCGAATGCGAATACATCTCAAAGGTCGCAAAGACGGAGGCTGACATTTGCTCTCTGATAGAAGCTGGATTTGAGTATGTTACAGACTTCCAAGGCTCAAAGATTTTCAAGAAAAGAAAGTAG
- a CDS encoding cation diffusion facilitator family transporter: MADLAQGGKVAKRSFFIQILVGLSELFMGIFTLSIALIADGIQSFADAGVSLIVWIGLKISRKAPDKQFQFGYHRVETLSSIVAALFMATIGAITLIQSYRELLNPTPVANSEVALVVALAAATVSSLLLIYKRRAARKYGSLALKTDASNSIKDVLTSVIAFVGIALSSFFGIIQTDAIAGIIISLFVFTMVYPIIKEASLVLVDSFNSPEIVDAIDEIAKSLPQVKQVHSIRMRKMGSYLIGDMHIVLRGNMTVEEAWAVASRIEAQIQKEYPDILEMSVILEPYK; encoded by the coding sequence ATGGCTGATCTCGCGCAAGGCGGAAAAGTAGCAAAACGCTCTTTTTTCATCCAAATACTGGTTGGCTTATCCGAACTATTCATGGGCATATTCACCCTAAGCATTGCGCTTATCGCTGACGGCATCCAATCCTTCGCGGACGCAGGTGTTTCCCTGATAGTTTGGATAGGGCTAAAAATCTCAAGAAAAGCCCCCGATAAACAATTCCAATTTGGCTACCACCGAGTCGAAACCCTAAGCAGCATAGTTGCTGCCCTTTTCATGGCAACCATAGGCGCAATCACCCTAATTCAATCATACCGAGAACTCTTAAACCCCACACCCGTAGCAAACTCTGAAGTAGCATTAGTTGTTGCTTTAGCAGCTGCCACTGTTTCGTCTCTGCTTCTAATCTACAAGCGGCGTGCTGCCCGAAAATATGGTTCTTTAGCATTAAAAACAGATGCTTCAAACTCGATAAAAGACGTCCTCACATCTGTCATCGCATTCGTAGGCATTGCCTTAAGCAGCTTCTTTGGCATTATCCAGACAGACGCAATTGCAGGTATCATAATCTCTTTGTTTGTCTTTACAATGGTTTATCCCATAATCAAAGAAGCCTCCCTTGTGCTTGTAGACTCATTTAATTCCCCTGAAATCGTTGATGCAATCGATGAAATAGCCAAAAGTTTGCCTCAGGTTAAGCAGGTGCATAGTATACGTATGCGGAAGATGGGTTCTTACCTCATCGGTGACATGCATATAGTTTTAAGGGGCAATATGACTGTGGAAGAAGCTTGGGCGGTTGCATCTCGGATAGAAGCACAAATCCAAAAAGAGTACCCTGACATATTGGAAATGAGTGTTATTCTTGAGCCCTATAAGTAA
- a CDS encoding PQQ-binding-like beta-propeller repeat protein gives MQISKNKKKTIFSLTLTLVISLAIIPLSTDAHTPPWTIPTYAYIGVSPDPIGVGQTATIVFWLDKVPPTAAGLAGDVWRNIEIVVTKPDNTTDTLGPYSTDTVGGGYTTYTPDTTGEYTFEFIFPGQVAKREGPTGLLGTDSPYVNDTYLASNATTTITVQEQALIPIGYPLPTEYWTRPIEGQNTGWYSIASNWLAQWPGGGMGIEGRVQPDGIAPNTAHIAWTKPFQSGGVVGGETYLSEDGMTYYSGTEYEGKFRNGVIIMDGNLFYELPRSDDPTGGGYVCVDLLTGEQIWYKNISISFGQLYDYESMNQHGVIPSGYLWNTPGGTFVIGFGMGSGTWKAYDPESGELLFTLTDVPSGTIDYGPNGEILVFKLDAVNKWAACWNNTASPALTAAGVAGTTSSNYQWRPVGKTVNMSQSYSWNVTLPSSIPAGSAIRKVIAEDILVASTGTIGGVGATSQQGTVWAISLKPESRGTLLWSTNIQAPSGNRTLTFGTVDADARVFTMYEKETMQWWGYNLDTGAKLWGPTDSEGDWNYYSGPSGTIGVYGTGSYTAANGKLYTTGLAGKIYCYDETDGALLWNYTVPSTIDILYGDYPFLFGAIADDKIYTGCSIHSANAPHFKGLKVYCINATSGDEIWSIDGWAADGSMAVADDHIVYLNLYDQQIYCLGKGPTQTSVTASPKVTAEGSSVLIEGNILDISSGTSQNEQAARFPNGVPVVSDSSMSAWMEYVYMQKPKPTDTIGVTVELNVLDSNGNYRPIGTATTDASGFYSYQWTPDIAGKYTVIATFEGSEAYWPSNAETAFAVDEAAPTPTQQPVAAAPPTEMYFAISTAAIIIAIAIVGVFLGLMLKKRA, from the coding sequence ATGCAAATTAGCAAAAACAAAAAGAAGACAATATTTTCTTTGACCTTGACATTGGTCATATCGCTTGCAATAATTCCACTGTCAACTGACGCGCACACACCACCCTGGACTATCCCAACCTACGCATACATCGGTGTAAGCCCAGATCCCATCGGAGTAGGGCAAACCGCAACGATAGTTTTCTGGCTCGATAAGGTACCACCAACTGCGGCAGGCCTCGCCGGCGACGTATGGCGAAACATAGAAATTGTAGTCACAAAACCCGACAACACAACCGACACACTCGGCCCATACAGCACAGACACAGTAGGCGGGGGATACACAACGTACACCCCAGACACAACAGGAGAGTACACCTTCGAATTTATCTTCCCAGGACAAGTTGCAAAACGGGAAGGACCAACAGGTCTACTTGGCACAGACAGCCCCTATGTAAACGACACCTACTTAGCCAGCAACGCAACCACCACCATCACAGTGCAAGAACAAGCATTGATACCCATCGGCTACCCTCTGCCAACAGAATATTGGACTCGCCCCATTGAAGGACAAAACACAGGCTGGTACTCAATAGCCTCTAACTGGCTAGCACAATGGCCAGGAGGCGGCATGGGAATCGAAGGAAGAGTTCAACCGGACGGTATTGCACCAAACACTGCACACATCGCATGGACTAAACCGTTCCAAAGCGGAGGAGTAGTCGGAGGAGAAACCTACCTCTCAGAAGATGGAATGACCTACTATTCAGGAACAGAATATGAAGGCAAATTCCGCAACGGCGTAATCATAATGGACGGCAACCTTTTCTATGAACTCCCAAGAAGCGACGACCCAACAGGCGGCGGATACGTATGTGTCGACCTACTCACCGGAGAACAAATCTGGTACAAAAACATCAGCATCTCATTTGGCCAACTCTATGACTACGAATCCATGAACCAGCACGGCGTCATCCCCAGCGGATATCTATGGAACACCCCCGGAGGAACCTTTGTAATTGGCTTTGGCATGGGTTCTGGAACATGGAAAGCCTATGACCCAGAAAGCGGTGAATTGCTATTCACCCTAACAGATGTACCTTCAGGCACCATAGACTACGGACCAAACGGCGAAATTCTCGTCTTTAAACTTGACGCAGTCAATAAATGGGCGGCATGCTGGAACAACACAGCCTCACCAGCACTAACAGCGGCAGGAGTCGCAGGAACTACAAGCTCTAACTACCAATGGCGACCAGTTGGAAAAACAGTAAACATGAGCCAATCATACAGTTGGAACGTGACTTTACCCTCATCAATCCCAGCCGGATCAGCAATTCGCAAAGTAATTGCCGAAGACATCTTGGTAGCAAGCACGGGCACCATTGGAGGCGTTGGCGCAACCTCTCAGCAAGGCACAGTCTGGGCGATTAGTCTCAAACCAGAATCAAGAGGCACCTTACTGTGGTCAACCAACATCCAAGCACCAAGCGGTAACCGCACTCTAACTTTTGGAACAGTTGATGCAGATGCACGCGTATTCACTATGTATGAAAAAGAAACTATGCAATGGTGGGGCTACAATCTTGACACTGGCGCTAAACTGTGGGGTCCAACCGATTCAGAAGGCGATTGGAACTACTACAGTGGACCTTCAGGCACCATAGGCGTCTACGGTACAGGTAGCTACACAGCAGCCAATGGCAAACTCTACACTACGGGCTTGGCAGGTAAAATCTACTGTTACGACGAAACTGACGGCGCATTGCTCTGGAATTACACCGTTCCTAGCACTATAGACATTCTCTATGGAGACTACCCCTTCCTGTTTGGCGCTATTGCAGATGACAAAATCTACACAGGATGCAGCATACACTCAGCCAACGCACCACACTTCAAAGGACTAAAAGTATACTGCATTAACGCAACCAGCGGCGACGAAATCTGGAGCATAGACGGCTGGGCAGCAGACGGAAGCATGGCAGTAGCAGACGACCACATCGTGTACCTTAACCTCTATGACCAACAAATCTATTGTCTAGGCAAAGGTCCAACCCAAACCTCAGTCACGGCCTCGCCGAAAGTCACCGCCGAGGGCAGCAGCGTACTCATTGAAGGCAACATATTAGACATCTCAAGCGGCACAAGCCAAAACGAGCAGGCAGCACGGTTCCCCAACGGAGTCCCCGTAGTCTCAGATAGCAGCATGAGCGCCTGGATGGAATATGTCTACATGCAGAAACCTAAACCCACAGACACCATCGGAGTCACCGTAGAACTCAATGTACTTGACTCCAACGGTAACTATCGACCGATTGGCACCGCAACAACCGATGCCAGCGGATTCTACAGTTATCAATGGACACCCGACATAGCAGGCAAATACACTGTTATCGCAACCTTTGAAGGCTCAGAAGCTTACTGGCCATCAAATGCAGAAACCGCCTTCGCCGTAGACGAAGCAGCACCAACCCCAACCCAGCAGCCAGTAGCAGCCGCACCACCTACAGAGATGTACTTTGCAATCTCCACAGCAGCAATCATAATAGCCATTGCAATAGTCGGCGTATTCCTCGGCTTAATGCTCAAAAAACGCGCATAA
- a CDS encoding ABC transporter ATP-binding protein has translation MNESAITINNLTKKYEDKLAVDHLNLEVAKGELFGLLGPNGAGKTTAISILCGLIKPTSGSAQICGLDVLHDTQKVKELIGVCIQETAIYPYLSGKENLELFGNLYGLDKKTIRQRTNLLLSKVGLENEAKRVTGKYSGGMKRRLSLALALIHDPQIAFLDEPTVAMDPQSRHAVWDFIKEQKAQGKTIILTTHYMEEAEELCDRVGVIDHGKLLALGAPKELVAKNGVKNLEDLFIQLTGRNIREEQ, from the coding sequence ATGAATGAATCAGCCATAACAATTAACAACCTCACCAAAAAATACGAGGATAAACTGGCTGTTGACCACCTCAACCTCGAAGTAGCCAAAGGTGAACTCTTCGGGCTGCTGGGACCCAACGGTGCAGGAAAAACCACTGCCATAAGCATCCTCTGCGGATTGATAAAACCCACCAGCGGCTCCGCCCAAATCTGCGGTCTCGACGTTTTACATGACACCCAAAAAGTCAAAGAACTCATCGGCGTCTGCATCCAAGAAACCGCCATCTACCCCTATCTTAGCGGGAAAGAAAATCTTGAACTGTTCGGCAACCTCTACGGGCTCGACAAAAAAACCATTCGCCAAAGAACCAATCTGCTTCTTTCCAAAGTTGGCTTAGAAAACGAAGCCAAACGTGTCACTGGCAAATACAGCGGCGGCATGAAACGTCGCCTAAGCCTCGCCCTAGCGCTCATCCATGATCCTCAGATTGCTTTTCTTGATGAACCCACCGTCGCCATGGACCCCCAGAGTCGTCATGCGGTTTGGGACTTCATAAAAGAACAGAAAGCCCAAGGCAAAACCATCATCCTCACAACCCACTACATGGAAGAAGCCGAAGAACTCTGCGACCGCGTCGGCGTCATTGACCACGGCAAACTCCTCGCACTCGGAGCACCCAAGGAACTTGTCGCAAAAAACGGCGTCAAAAACCTCGAAGACCTCTTCATTCAACTCACGGGCAGAAACATACGGGAGGAACAATAA
- a CDS encoding ABC transporter permease, whose amino-acid sequence MNLQRVLALSVKELKKTVREPAVLFMIFLFPIIFVFAFGASFGGGFGGEATVTYQVGVVNLDNHGNQQGAQTFMGTLQNMSIINLSIYDTNQTAQSDLSEGKIQAIVVIPADFSDSLASFIASPTSPSNWINTTVPLYLDKGSMVATQAIPPVIQQVLAAIVSQNQQATPSPIQLQTASLVEVTKQSSALDFIAPGMFTFASIFLIMMVAQSFTQDRENGMMKRIRISPITSTEFMTSQVLSYMVIALIQAALLFVLIYALGFRPPVGISAYTFAFIMVLIFSISNVGFGLITATISKSSSAATGLSFLFVLPQLFLGTFVSSSLSGSAQVVSNIVPSHYVTDALTSLFLRGASITSGTVLIDFAVTLGSCVAILAVGIVLYAKYYKI is encoded by the coding sequence ATGAACCTACAACGCGTCCTCGCCCTATCTGTGAAGGAACTTAAAAAGACCGTTCGGGAACCCGCTGTCCTCTTCATGATTTTCCTGTTTCCCATCATTTTCGTGTTTGCGTTTGGGGCATCGTTTGGAGGCGGCTTCGGCGGCGAAGCGACAGTGACCTATCAAGTCGGCGTCGTCAACCTAGACAACCACGGCAACCAGCAAGGCGCACAAACCTTCATGGGTACGTTGCAAAACATGTCCATAATCAACCTAAGCATCTATGACACCAACCAAACCGCCCAGTCTGACCTAAGCGAAGGAAAAATCCAAGCCATAGTTGTCATCCCCGCGGATTTCTCCGACAGCCTCGCATCGTTCATCGCCTCGCCGACTAGCCCAAGCAACTGGATCAACACCACCGTTCCCCTCTACCTCGATAAAGGCTCCATGGTTGCCACCCAGGCAATTCCACCCGTCATCCAGCAAGTCCTAGCTGCCATAGTTAGCCAAAACCAACAAGCCACCCCCAGTCCCATTCAGCTGCAAACTGCCTCATTAGTCGAGGTTACAAAGCAGTCTTCTGCCCTTGACTTCATCGCGCCGGGCATGTTCACGTTTGCGTCGATATTCCTGATCATGATGGTGGCGCAGTCGTTTACGCAGGACCGAGAAAACGGCATGATGAAACGTATCCGTATCTCCCCGATAACCTCCACAGAATTCATGACAAGCCAAGTGCTCTCCTACATGGTGATAGCGCTCATTCAAGCTGCGCTGCTGTTCGTCTTGATTTACGCTTTGGGCTTCAGACCCCCCGTCGGCATCTCCGCCTACACCTTTGCCTTCATAATGGTGCTGATCTTCTCAATATCCAACGTGGGCTTTGGCTTAATCACCGCAACCATCTCCAAATCCTCCAGCGCAGCCACAGGCTTAAGCTTCCTCTTCGTGCTCCCACAACTATTCCTCGGAACCTTCGTGAGTTCATCCCTCTCAGGCAGCGCCCAAGTCGTAAGCAACATCGTGCCCAGCCACTACGTCACCGACGCCTTAACCTCTTTGTTCCTTCGGGGCGCAAGCATAACCAGCGGAACCGTGCTCATCGACTTCGCCGTAACTCTTGGCTCATGTGTTGCTATCCTTGCAGTCGGTATCGTGCTCTACGCAAAGTACTACAAAATCTAA
- a CDS encoding helix-turn-helix domain-containing protein yields the protein MVTPWREPYHVVIEVENKECKMVAKLAKLGFKRLKVVDVRSSSSGCVRHLMDVGVDQAKKVPQELAAKGYVKGRSALWLESEGCSVCNTILSHGAFLVSGKSLQDSLITYSFMVPTVEAYRGIIADLAKAGHSVTVRKAGKFEPQIGTLTENQERIFWLALKSGFFDYPRQIGMAELAHKLGISTATLSEIMRRGTRRLLEHYFKQEL from the coding sequence TTGGTTACGCCTTGGCGAGAACCCTACCACGTTGTAATAGAAGTAGAAAACAAAGAATGCAAAATGGTCGCTAAACTTGCCAAACTAGGCTTTAAGCGACTCAAAGTGGTCGATGTAAGAAGTTCTAGCAGCGGCTGCGTACGCCACCTAATGGATGTCGGCGTAGATCAAGCTAAAAAAGTCCCCCAAGAACTCGCCGCCAAAGGATACGTCAAAGGCAGATCAGCACTTTGGTTAGAAAGCGAAGGCTGCAGCGTATGCAACACCATATTATCCCACGGGGCGTTTTTGGTTTCAGGCAAAAGCCTCCAAGATAGCCTCATCACTTACAGTTTTATGGTGCCAACCGTTGAAGCCTACCGCGGAATAATTGCCGATTTAGCAAAAGCAGGGCATAGCGTCACGGTCCGTAAGGCGGGCAAATTCGAACCACAAATAGGTACTTTAACGGAGAATCAGGAGCGGATTTTCTGGTTGGCCCTCAAAAGCGGATTTTTTGATTATCCACGACAAATTGGGATGGCTGAGTTAGCCCACAAGCTGGGAATCAGCACAGCGACGCTTTCAGAAATTATGCGTAGGGGTACTCGGCGACTATTAGAGCACTACTTTAAACAAGAATTATAG
- a CDS encoding ATP-binding protein, whose translation MRLRTQFLISLVVFALLIALVVSYVFVMDLQLRQLEDERELARKIGADASTLGSTSMDYYLTRHDVSHWRATIGLLYVEVSKLDAISEQALIDIIRSDLESANETFNQTAMPLDNAPLNQTALMDPAYLDAMSNTSMRVQQLALDAQLLADLIEQQKNQVNQTYLVLLITLIGLFVAYFLLVYQLFFKRTLQSIAYLRAKTKKINVDIQPPSGKPPQDELDQLTSEFEGVLGNWEKTVASKEALEKEVSERKKAEQALREAQVKLQEYTRDLEKIVDERTKKIRENEQSYRELYESFGEAFIATDWELTIIHWNNAAELLTNVKSSDALGKKIYEVLPEMDLVDVTPYFELLQNKQPARFMMNSLSRQTNAPAIYEISTYPATQGIIIIVEDKTEEEQTKRLSAIGQTAGMVGHDIRNPLQAITSDLYLIREELKDSACYKEQPGLQESLSTIEENVFYINKIVSDLQDYTRPLAPVCKKVNIADLLQNTLKAVHVPQNIEVNIEAPTDLVIDTDPDYLMRALTNLVTNAGQAMPNGGKLFLKAKKAEAKMVISVRDTGVGIPAGVRERIFTPLFTTKSKGQGLGLAVVKRLVEGLGGTISFESWEGEGTEFRMELPLT comes from the coding sequence ATGCGATTAAGAACGCAATTCTTAATCAGCCTCGTTGTTTTTGCGCTGCTTATCGCTTTGGTCGTTAGCTATGTTTTTGTGATGGATTTGCAGTTGCGACAACTCGAGGATGAACGAGAACTGGCAAGAAAAATAGGAGCCGACGCCAGTACGCTTGGCTCTACGTCAATGGATTATTACTTAACTCGCCACGACGTGTCTCATTGGCGAGCAACCATCGGCTTGCTCTATGTTGAGGTTTCAAAATTAGACGCCATTTCCGAGCAAGCTCTAATTGACATTATACGGTCGGATTTAGAAAGCGCCAACGAAACCTTCAACCAAACAGCTATGCCCCTAGATAACGCCCCCCTAAATCAAACCGCCCTCATGGACCCCGCCTATTTGGATGCCATGAGCAACACCTCGATGCGGGTTCAACAATTAGCCCTCGACGCGCAACTGCTCGCCGACTTGATTGAACAACAAAAAAACCAAGTCAACCAAACTTACCTTGTGTTACTTATCACTTTGATTGGCTTATTTGTTGCTTACTTCCTTTTGGTGTATCAATTATTCTTCAAGCGCACACTGCAATCCATTGCGTATCTGCGGGCAAAAACCAAAAAAATAAACGTTGACATCCAGCCCCCCTCTGGGAAGCCTCCGCAGGATGAACTTGACCAGTTAACTTCTGAATTTGAGGGCGTGTTGGGTAACTGGGAGAAAACGGTGGCTTCCAAAGAGGCGTTGGAGAAGGAGGTTTCTGAACGCAAAAAAGCCGAGCAGGCACTACGGGAAGCGCAGGTTAAACTCCAAGAATATACCCGTGACTTGGAAAAAATTGTGGATGAACGCACCAAAAAAATACGGGAAAACGAGCAAAGCTACCGCGAATTGTACGAGAGTTTTGGGGAAGCCTTCATCGCTACCGATTGGGAATTGACTATAATCCATTGGAATAATGCGGCGGAACTCTTGACCAACGTGAAATCTTCGGATGCGTTAGGCAAAAAAATCTATGAGGTTCTCCCTGAGATGGATTTGGTGGATGTTACGCCCTATTTTGAGTTGCTTCAAAACAAGCAGCCTGCCCGATTCATGATGAACTCGTTAAGCCGCCAAACCAACGCTCCTGCGATTTATGAAATTTCAACTTACCCCGCCACTCAGGGCATCATAATTATTGTGGAGGATAAAACTGAGGAAGAGCAGACTAAGCGGCTTTCCGCGATTGGGCAGACTGCGGGTATGGTGGGACATGACATCCGCAATCCGTTGCAGGCCATTACAAGCGACCTCTACCTGATACGAGAGGAACTCAAGGATTCCGCATGCTACAAGGAGCAGCCGGGTTTGCAGGAGAGCCTCTCAACTATTGAAGAGAACGTTTTCTACATTAACAAAATCGTTAGTGACCTTCAAGATTACACTCGTCCGCTGGCGCCTGTATGTAAAAAAGTGAATATAGCGGATTTATTGCAGAACACGCTAAAAGCTGTCCATGTGCCCCAAAACATCGAGGTCAACATTGAGGCTCCAACGGATTTAGTGATTGACACCGACCCCGATTATCTTATGCGGGCGCTCACTAACTTGGTGACCAATGCGGGGCAAGCGATGCCTAACGGCGGCAAACTGTTTTTGAAAGCCAAAAAAGCGGAAGCAAAAATGGTGATTTCTGTGCGCGATACAGGTGTGGGAATACCCGCGGGGGTTAGGGAACGGATTTTTACGCCGCTGTTTACAACGAAGTCGAAGGGGCAGGGGTTGGGGTTAGCTGTGGTTAAGCGGTTGGTTGAGGGATTAGGGGGCACTATTAGTTTTGAGAGTTGGGAGGGTGAGGGAACAGAGTTTCGAATGGAGTTGCCCCTGACTTGA